One bacterium DNA segment encodes these proteins:
- a CDS encoding HD domain-containing response regulator, translating to MDSPDTLRASWLIVDDDEATLGLLAAFLDANGARTATARDGREAVAHLADTTVDVVLTDRHMPGLDGDALLREVRAKWPHTDVVMMTGMASVKTAVESMRLGAADYIEKPLDLKTALGIFQRVEERRRLRQERDRLKAEVALRELSQVITANLHMADLPSRIADLITRVFEVPEITILYRTQGEEEDGLFWRSYAAGTEKEMTEGEQMLALEAATQGDLMQRRLAGRWVVCLPLLVDSQPRGSILLGRSTSEREFDLHQLELLRIMASHVGIALENAHLYAVATRQMRSTQKLAEVGRRLNASLDMEETLGEIHAGMGGLVSCDYSVVVLLDRSQDQLLVDIAGLRAPGSELLEALLAAIRTRVQRIPDPAFRYESEQANLRCEAPGLEVATHLEQVAWVSLTDNQGSVGLLGVVRLAGEPILPRELQNIMLLSSSVASALQNSLLYTSMRRMHLETIHVLSKAIDEKDHYTHGHSAQVGAIAVKLGRRHGIQAAEELEEIHLGGLMHDLGKIGIRDSVLNKPGRLSDDEYEHIKTHPLVGAEILRRAPHLRPLIPFVRHHHEQWNGEGYPDGLAGEEIPLKVRILTIADTFHAMASDRIYRQGMAVDQILDYLRANAGVLFDPVLVDQFLDCWRRGIITQDDINLEPDSMQAVG from the coding sequence ATGGACAGCCCCGACACGCTGCGGGCCAGTTGGCTGATCGTCGACGACGACGAGGCCACCCTGGGCCTGCTTGCGGCATTTCTTGACGCCAACGGCGCCCGCACGGCCACGGCGCGGGACGGCCGCGAGGCGGTGGCGCATCTGGCGGACACCACGGTGGATGTGGTGCTGACCGATCGCCACATGCCGGGGCTGGACGGCGACGCCCTGCTGCGCGAGGTGCGCGCCAAGTGGCCCCACACCGACGTGGTGATGATGACGGGCATGGCCAGCGTCAAGACGGCGGTGGAGTCCATGCGCCTGGGGGCGGCCGACTACATCGAGAAACCCCTTGACCTGAAGACCGCCCTGGGCATCTTCCAGCGTGTCGAGGAGCGGCGCCGCCTGCGCCAGGAGCGGGACCGCCTCAAGGCCGAGGTGGCCCTGCGCGAACTCAGCCAGGTGATCACGGCCAACCTGCACATGGCGGACCTTCCCTCCCGCATCGCCGACCTCATCACGCGCGTGTTCGAGGTGCCCGAGATCACCATCCTGTACCGGACCCAGGGCGAGGAGGAGGACGGCCTCTTCTGGCGCTCCTACGCCGCCGGCACGGAGAAGGAGATGACGGAGGGGGAGCAGATGCTCGCCCTCGAGGCGGCCACCCAGGGCGACCTCATGCAGCGCCGCCTGGCGGGGCGCTGGGTCGTCTGCCTGCCGCTCCTGGTGGATTCCCAACCGCGCGGCTCCATCCTCCTGGGGCGTTCAACCAGCGAACGCGAGTTCGATCTGCACCAGCTGGAACTGCTCCGCATCATGGCCTCCCATGTGGGCATCGCCCTGGAGAACGCCCATCTCTACGCGGTTGCCACGCGGCAGATGCGCAGCACGCAGAAACTGGCCGAAGTCGGCCGCCGGCTCAATGCTAGCCTTGACATGGAGGAGACGCTGGGCGAGATCCATGCCGGCATGGGCGGGCTGGTCTCCTGCGACTACAGCGTCGTCGTACTGCTCGATCGCAGCCAGGATCAGCTCCTGGTGGACATCGCCGGCCTGCGGGCGCCCGGGAGCGAGTTGCTGGAGGCCCTGCTCGCCGCCATTCGCACCCGGGTCCAGCGCATTCCCGACCCCGCCTTCCGCTACGAGTCCGAGCAGGCCAATCTGCGCTGCGAGGCGCCCGGACTGGAGGTGGCGACACATCTCGAGCAGGTGGCCTGGGTCTCCCTCACGGACAACCAGGGCAGCGTCGGTCTGCTGGGCGTGGTGCGCCTGGCCGGGGAGCCCATTCTTCCTAGGGAACTGCAGAACATCATGCTCCTGTCCTCCAGCGTGGCCTCGGCCCTGCAGAACTCCCTGCTCTACACCAGCATGCGCCGCATGCACCTGGAGACCATCCATGTCCTCTCCAAGGCCATCGATGAGAAGGACCACTACACCCACGGCCATTCCGCCCAGGTGGGGGCCATTGCCGTCAAGCTTGGTCGACGGCACGGCATCCAGGCGGCAGAGGAGCTGGAGGAGATCCATCTGGGGGGGCTGATGCACGACCTGGGCAAGATCGGCATCCGCGACTCGGTGCTGAACAAGCCGGGACGGCTGTCCGACGACGAGTACGAGCACATCAAGACCCATCCCCTGGTGGGGGCCGAGATCCTGCGCCGCGCCCCCCATCTCAGGCCGCTCATCCCCTTCGTGCGCCACCACCATGAGCAGTGGAACGGGGAGGGATACCCCGACGGCCTCGCGGGAGAGGAGATTCCGCTCAAGGTGCGCATCCTCACCATCGCCGACACCTTCCACGCCATGGCCTCGGACCGCATTTACCGACAGGGCATGGCCGTGGACCAGATCCTGGACTACCTGCGCGCCAACGCCGGCGTGCTGTTCGATCCGGTGCTGGTGGACCAGTTCCTGGACTGCTGGCGGCGCGGCATCATCACACAGGACGACATCAATCTCGAACCTGACAGCATGCAAGCGGTCGGCTGA